One window of Hymenobacter sp. BRD128 genomic DNA carries:
- a CDS encoding sigma-54-dependent Fis family transcriptional regulator encodes MTNQEIQSIKLRFGIIGNAPALNYAIQVASQVAPTDMTVLITGESGSGKESFSKIIHALSPRKHGQFIAINCGAIPEGTIDSELFGHEKGAFTGANEARKGYFEVTDGGTIFLDEIAEMPLGTQARLLRVLENGEFIRVGSSKVQKTDVRVVAATNVNLLDRVQAGKFREDLYYRLNTVPITVPPLRERGDDIYLLFRKFTADFSEKHRVKPISLTPDAVRLLTRFRFPGNIRQLKNIAEQISVLEFDREVDAARLATYLPAAQTSQLPALLPGHGGASGGDFGSYSERDILYRLLFDMRRDMTDLKKVVLELATGNRPAAADTQELLRQNSHLFTNLSEASPFASPDGPAEAGGGYYLPANPAAPLRVDVTSSGAYADDDESDQTEDISHETEEETLSLDAIEKEMILKALKKHHNKRKYAAQDLGISERTLYRKLKQYDLESA; translated from the coding sequence TTGACCAACCAAGAAATTCAATCCATCAAGCTGCGCTTCGGCATCATCGGCAATGCGCCGGCGCTGAACTACGCCATTCAGGTGGCTAGCCAGGTGGCGCCGACCGACATGACCGTGCTCATCACTGGCGAAAGCGGGTCGGGTAAGGAGTCGTTTTCCAAGATTATTCACGCACTCTCACCGCGCAAGCACGGGCAGTTTATCGCCATCAACTGCGGCGCCATTCCGGAGGGCACTATCGACTCGGAGCTGTTTGGCCACGAGAAGGGCGCCTTCACGGGGGCCAATGAGGCGCGCAAGGGCTACTTTGAGGTAACCGACGGCGGCACCATCTTCCTCGATGAGATTGCCGAAATGCCGCTGGGCACCCAGGCCCGCCTGCTGCGCGTGCTCGAAAACGGCGAGTTTATCCGTGTCGGCAGCAGCAAGGTGCAGAAGACCGACGTGCGCGTGGTGGCCGCCACCAACGTCAATCTGCTCGACCGCGTGCAGGCCGGCAAGTTCCGCGAGGACCTGTATTATCGCCTCAACACGGTGCCGATTACGGTTCCACCCCTGCGTGAGCGCGGCGATGATATTTACTTGCTGTTCAGGAAGTTTACGGCCGATTTTTCGGAGAAGCACCGCGTGAAGCCCATTAGCCTCACGCCCGATGCGGTGCGGCTGCTGACGCGTTTCCGCTTCCCCGGCAATATTCGCCAGCTCAAGAATATCGCCGAGCAGATTTCGGTGCTGGAGTTCGACCGCGAGGTCGATGCCGCGCGGCTGGCCACCTACCTGCCCGCCGCCCAAACCTCGCAGTTGCCGGCGCTGCTGCCCGGCCATGGCGGGGCTAGCGGCGGCGACTTCGGCTCGTACTCGGAGCGCGATATTTTGTACCGGCTGCTCTTCGACATGCGCCGCGACATGACCGACCTCAAAAAGGTGGTGCTGGAGCTGGCCACCGGCAACCGCCCCGCCGCCGCCGACACGCAGGAGCTGCTGCGCCAGAACAGCCACCTGTTTACCAACCTCAGCGAGGCTTCGCCCTTCGCTAGCCCCGATGGCCCGGCCGAGGCTGGCGGGGGCTACTACCTGCCCGCCAACCCGGCGGCGCCGCTGCGGGTCGATGTAACTTCCTCGGGCGCCTATGCCGATGACGACGAAAGCGACCAGACCGAGGATATCTCGCACGAAACCGAGGAGGAAACGCTGTCGCTCGATGCTATTGAGAAGGAAATGATTCTCAAGGCGTTGAAGAAGCATCACAACAAGCGCAAGTATGCCGCCCAGGACCTGGGTATTTCGGAGCGCACCCTTTACCGCAAGCTCAAGCAG